One window of Paludibacter propionicigenes WB4 genomic DNA carries:
- a CDS encoding glycoside hydrolase family 2 protein, with amino-acid sequence MGLVSKNIKIKSFIGFFLFFQVIFLCPLRSQNVIISNTSSRNSTSLNGKWKYVIDHYDAGQLGFLPIYTNLKPKDKTDRVEYSFDQAESLWVPGSWNTQKPELFYLEGTIWYRKTFDQENISKDKRYFVYFGAANYLSTVTFNGKILGKHEGGFTPFCFEITKLIKDKDNYLIIGVSNTRASDYIPGKVTDWFNHGGITRDVKLIEVPTTFISNYFLSLDKTTLNSKTKIIKGSLTLNGKAAGQKARVTIPELKVVKEVTIDSTGSCKFSLASNKLELWSPENPKLYDVTIESGTDKVTDRIGFRTIEAKGKQILLNGKPVFLKGISLHDENPLRKDRANSKDDARLMLGWAKELGCNFLRLAHYPHQENIVRLADEMGIMLWEELPLYWGIDWGNAKVLQKAKDQYSELINRDYNRASSIIWSIANETSPSPTRNQFLISLVEHVRGMDSTRLLSAACKKDQAVDGHPDDDYTLGDPIMKYLDIISFNEYLGWYGGLPEECRKKTYKASMEKPVIVSEFGGDALQGFYGDSLTRWSENYQENLYKENLAMFDRIDGLAGLTPWILTDFMTPLRQLPNVQDGWNRKGLISEKGIKKRAFFVLQKYYKKK; translated from the coding sequence ATGGGTCTCGTTTCAAAAAATATAAAAATTAAAAGTTTCATAGGCTTTTTCCTGTTTTTTCAGGTTATCTTCTTATGTCCGTTAAGAAGCCAGAATGTTATCATTTCCAATACCTCAAGCCGGAATTCTACCAGTTTAAATGGTAAGTGGAAATATGTAATTGATCATTATGACGCAGGACAACTTGGATTTCTACCCATTTATACTAACTTGAAACCCAAAGATAAAACGGATAGGGTTGAATATAGCTTTGATCAGGCTGAATCACTCTGGGTTCCGGGATCGTGGAACACCCAGAAACCTGAACTGTTCTACTTAGAGGGAACGATTTGGTATCGGAAAACATTCGATCAGGAGAATATCTCAAAAGACAAGCGGTATTTTGTCTATTTTGGAGCGGCTAATTATCTTAGTACGGTAACTTTTAATGGGAAGATTTTAGGAAAACACGAAGGTGGATTCACTCCTTTTTGTTTTGAAATCACCAAGCTGATTAAAGATAAAGACAACTATTTGATAATAGGAGTGAGTAACACACGGGCAAGCGATTATATTCCGGGTAAAGTAACCGACTGGTTTAATCACGGAGGAATAACCCGCGATGTGAAATTGATTGAAGTGCCGACGACTTTTATCAGTAACTATTTTTTGTCACTGGATAAAACAACGCTTAACAGTAAAACTAAAATCATTAAAGGAAGCTTGACGCTTAACGGAAAAGCTGCCGGACAAAAAGCCAGAGTAACAATTCCTGAACTTAAAGTAGTGAAGGAAGTAACTATTGATTCGACAGGTTCTTGCAAGTTTAGCTTGGCTTCGAACAAACTCGAATTATGGTCACCCGAAAATCCAAAGCTCTATGATGTTACCATTGAATCGGGAACGGATAAGGTGACAGACCGGATTGGGTTTAGAACAATTGAAGCAAAAGGTAAGCAAATTTTGCTCAATGGCAAGCCTGTATTTTTGAAAGGAATTTCGTTACACGATGAAAATCCGCTTCGCAAAGACAGAGCAAATTCCAAGGACGATGCACGGCTTATGTTGGGATGGGCAAAAGAGCTGGGCTGTAATTTCCTGCGTTTGGCGCATTATCCGCACCAGGAGAATATTGTACGGCTGGCCGACGAAATGGGGATCATGCTTTGGGAAGAACTGCCTTTATATTGGGGTATCGACTGGGGAAATGCCAAGGTGCTTCAAAAAGCGAAGGATCAATACTCCGAACTCATTAATCGGGATTATAACCGGGCAAGTTCCATTATTTGGTCGATAGCCAACGAAACTTCGCCTTCGCCTACCCGTAATCAGTTTCTGATTTCGTTGGTGGAACATGTTAGGGGCATGGATAGTACGCGCTTGCTCAGCGCAGCTTGCAAGAAAGATCAGGCTGTGGATGGACACCCGGATGATGACTATACACTTGGCGACCCGATAATGAAGTACCTCGATATTATAAGTTTTAACGAATACTTGGGGTGGTATGGAGGTTTGCCCGAGGAATGTAGGAAAAAAACATACAAAGCCAGTATGGAAAAACCTGTCATTGTCAGCGAATTTGGTGGCGATGCCTTGCAGGGATTTTATGGCGATAGCCTCACCCGTTGGAGCGAAAACTATCAGGAAAATCTATACAAAGAGAATCTTGCCATGTTTGATCGCATTGATGGACTGGCCGGCTTAACACCCTGGATTTTGACTGATTTCATGACACCGCTTAGGCAATTGCCTAATGTTCAGGATGGGTGGAATCGCAAGGGACTTATCTCAGAAAAAGGAATTAAAAAAAGAGCCTTTTTTGTCTTACAAAAATATTATAAGAAGAAATAA
- a CDS encoding glycoside hydrolase family 43 protein, producing MLKKYFSIILFSLIFTGFAKSENPIMQSHFGPDPAPMVYKGTVYAYVGDDIPGTDFYYMTKWRILSTTDMVNWTDHGSPISLESFSWARDRAWAAQCIERNGKFYWYICAQSTKNDMSIGVAVSDSPTGPFKDAIGKPLIANGSWSNIDPTVAIDDDGQAYLYWGNGSLFYVKLNKDMISYSGDIVTVPQSVESFGGVRGNKSTDNPNKDSYVEGPWFYKRNDIYYLMYAGMGKGGECLSYSTSKSPIGPWKYQGKIMEDQKLNSFTNHGGIIDYKGNSYLFYHSGLLPNGGSYGRAACVEQFTYNPDGTIPSVKATKEGPAPVGTVNPYNRVEAETMAWSEKCTISQNKNNGIYVSGTRQKGYIKVREVDFGTQSPASFTASLAAGVDGGILEVRLDSVKGKVLSSISVPRTGGWDKFKTFTSEIKEKVTGKHDLYLYFNGQNITAGRELFNFDWWSFK from the coding sequence ATGCTTAAAAAATATTTCTCAATCATTCTATTTTCATTGATTTTCACTGGTTTTGCCAAATCCGAGAATCCGATTATGCAATCTCATTTTGGTCCGGATCCTGCTCCAATGGTGTACAAGGGTACGGTTTATGCTTATGTGGGAGATGACATCCCCGGAACCGACTTTTACTACATGACCAAATGGAGAATTCTTTCAACCACCGACATGGTGAATTGGACAGATCACGGATCGCCTATCTCGCTTGAATCGTTCTCGTGGGCACGCGACCGTGCATGGGCTGCTCAGTGTATCGAACGTAACGGTAAGTTTTACTGGTATATATGTGCACAAAGTACTAAAAACGATATGTCAATCGGTGTGGCGGTATCCGATTCACCTACCGGCCCTTTCAAAGATGCTATAGGAAAGCCGCTGATTGCTAACGGAAGCTGGTCGAATATTGACCCAACAGTGGCAATTGACGATGATGGACAGGCTTATCTTTACTGGGGTAATGGAAGTTTGTTCTATGTAAAGCTCAACAAAGACATGATTTCCTATTCGGGCGATATTGTTACGGTTCCGCAAAGTGTAGAATCATTTGGTGGAGTAAGAGGCAACAAAAGCACTGATAATCCGAACAAGGATAGCTATGTGGAAGGTCCATGGTTTTACAAACGCAATGACATTTATTATTTGATGTACGCCGGAATGGGCAAAGGTGGCGAGTGTCTTTCGTATTCAACAAGCAAAAGTCCAATTGGACCCTGGAAATATCAGGGAAAGATTATGGAAGACCAAAAATTGAACAGTTTCACCAATCATGGTGGAATTATCGACTACAAAGGAAACTCATACCTTTTCTATCATAGCGGTTTGCTTCCTAATGGTGGTAGTTATGGTAGAGCGGCCTGTGTCGAGCAATTTACCTACAACCCCGATGGCACAATTCCTTCGGTAAAAGCAACTAAAGAAGGTCCTGCTCCGGTAGGTACCGTGAATCCCTACAATCGTGTAGAGGCCGAAACAATGGCATGGTCGGAAAAATGCACTATTTCTCAAAACAAGAATAACGGTATTTACGTGTCAGGCACCCGTCAGAAAGGTTATATCAAAGTTCGCGAGGTTGATTTTGGAACTCAATCACCTGCATCCTTCACTGCATCGCTGGCAGCCGGAGTTGATGGTGGCATTCTGGAAGTACGACTGGACAGTGTAAAAGGCAAAGTGCTTTCATCAATCAGCGTACCACGTACAGGTGGCTGGGATAAGTTCAAAACATTTACGTCGGAGATAAAAGAAAAGGTTACGGGCAAACATGACCTCTACCTGTATTTCAACGGTCAAAACATCACTGCCGGACGCGAATTGTTCAATTTCGACTGGTGGAGTTTTAAATAA
- a CDS encoding carbohydrate-binding protein: MLGKPFITEHCGDGNINPTVIIDNEKQPFLVWGESELWSVKLNADWISYDSTKGAELIPADKKEWFASKIKGTVNSTEKRTTTYEEGPWVFKRNSKYYLLYPAGGVPEHLAYSTGKSVTGPWVYGDTIMRIIPKDGAFTNHPGYIDYKGKSYLFYHNAGLPGGGGFKRSVCIEEFKFNADGSIPVIQPTKVGVNESVTKLNPFARVEAETIAWEEGIETAAQETTGVYVTDIHNGDYIKVRSVDFGKGAKNFQANVATATEGGSIEIHLDSKSGAIIGTLNIKTTGDALKWAVQSAKINRAKGVHDIYFVFKGGEGNLFNFDWWKLN, encoded by the coding sequence GTGCTTGGCAAACCGTTCATCACCGAACATTGTGGCGATGGCAACATCAACCCAACTGTTATTATCGACAATGAGAAACAACCGTTTTTGGTTTGGGGTGAATCGGAACTTTGGTCTGTCAAGCTTAATGCCGACTGGATTTCTTACGACTCAACCAAAGGAGCGGAGCTTATTCCGGCAGATAAAAAAGAATGGTTTGCTTCCAAAATAAAAGGAACGGTCAATTCAACTGAAAAAAGAACCACCACTTACGAAGAAGGTCCATGGGTTTTCAAACGTAACTCAAAATACTATTTGCTTTATCCGGCGGGTGGTGTGCCAGAACATTTGGCTTATTCCACAGGTAAAAGTGTAACCGGCCCATGGGTTTACGGCGATACCATTATGCGTATCATTCCAAAAGATGGCGCATTCACCAACCATCCGGGATACATTGACTATAAAGGCAAATCGTATCTGTTTTATCACAATGCAGGATTGCCAGGCGGAGGTGGATTCAAGCGCTCGGTATGTATTGAGGAATTTAAATTTAATGCAGATGGTTCTATTCCGGTCATTCAGCCAACTAAAGTAGGTGTAAATGAAAGTGTAACAAAACTGAATCCTTTTGCCAGGGTTGAAGCAGAAACCATCGCCTGGGAAGAAGGTATTGAGACTGCAGCGCAAGAAACTACAGGGGTTTATGTGACGGATATTCATAACGGCGATTATATCAAAGTTCGGAGCGTTGATTTTGGAAAAGGTGCAAAAAATTTCCAGGCTAATGTAGCAACTGCCACCGAAGGCGGAAGCATCGAAATTCACTTGGACAGTAAATCAGGGGCTATTATTGGAACGCTGAATATCAAGACTACGGGTGATGCTCTTAAATGGGCGGTTCAATCGGCAAAGATCAATAGAGCAAAAGGTGTACACGATATTTACTTCGTATTCAAAGGCGGAGAAGGCAATCTGTTCAATTTTGACTGGTGGAAACTGAATTAA
- a CDS encoding NPCBM/NEW2 domain-containing protein, protein MKTTSNIRLAAIAGFIIISSLLGFGQVSAQTVWLDQLDLSTATQGYGVPMKNKSLDGHPLTIAGKTFERGFGSHSESSLTILLEGKATLFTAQVGIDDEVKGQRPAAEFVVYGDNKKLWASGVMHLGDAAIPCSVKLDGVKKLELVVTDGGNGNYYDHVDWVDAKFETTGVSTFKTFSPVATEPYILTPAPKSTPKITGAKVFGVRPGSPFQYLVTATGDRPMTFSATGLPKGLKINTQTGLITGKLTKVGTYLVSLEAKNAKGKAVRKFKIECGDKIALTPPMGWNSWNCFAQEVSADKVKRAANAMVKSGLINHGWTYINIDDFWENNRDSKDQSIRGKFRDEAGNIVPNSRFVDMKGLADYVHGLGLKIGLYSSPGPWTCGGCAGSYGYEKLDAESYAKWGFDYLKYDWCSYGNVINGLPNNDPLKVSSLSYNGGSVLSTAMKPFQLMGDLLKQQPRDIVFSVCQYGMSDVWKWGGSVGGNLWRTTNDITDTWASVKSIILDQDKSAAYAKPGNWNDPDMLVVGHVGWGNPHPSKLRPDEQYLHISLWSLFAAPLLIGCDMEKLDDFTLNLLTNDEVIEINQDPLGKQATCIQTIGELRIYVKELEDGSRAVGFCNLGADIIDISYKDFDKIGLNGKFNVRDVWRQKNISTIETKTSQLALKVPVHGVLLYKFTATK, encoded by the coding sequence ATGAAAACAACAAGTAACATTAGATTAGCTGCTATTGCAGGTTTTATAATCATTTCCAGTCTGCTGGGTTTTGGGCAGGTTTCTGCTCAAACTGTATGGCTTGATCAACTCGATCTTAGCACAGCAACTCAGGGTTATGGAGTTCCAATGAAAAACAAATCTCTCGATGGTCACCCACTAACTATAGCAGGTAAAACTTTCGAGCGTGGTTTTGGAAGCCATTCTGAAAGCTCGTTGACTATTTTGCTCGAAGGGAAAGCTACTTTATTTACAGCTCAGGTTGGTATAGACGATGAGGTAAAAGGGCAGAGGCCTGCAGCCGAATTTGTTGTTTATGGTGACAATAAAAAATTATGGGCGAGTGGAGTAATGCATCTAGGCGATGCTGCCATCCCTTGTTCTGTGAAGCTTGATGGAGTTAAAAAACTAGAGTTGGTGGTAACCGATGGAGGAAACGGCAATTACTACGATCACGTTGATTGGGTAGATGCAAAGTTTGAAACCACCGGAGTAAGTACTTTTAAAACTTTCAGTCCTGTAGCGACCGAGCCTTACATTCTTACTCCTGCTCCTAAATCAACCCCAAAGATTACCGGAGCTAAAGTTTTTGGTGTGCGTCCTGGTTCACCGTTTCAATATCTTGTAACAGCTACTGGCGATCGTCCGATGACTTTCTCAGCTACAGGTTTGCCGAAGGGCTTGAAGATAAACACCCAAACTGGTCTTATTACTGGTAAACTTACAAAGGTGGGTACTTATCTTGTTTCGCTGGAAGCTAAAAATGCGAAAGGCAAGGCAGTAAGAAAATTTAAAATAGAATGTGGCGACAAAATTGCACTTACTCCACCGATGGGTTGGAATAGCTGGAACTGTTTTGCGCAGGAGGTCTCAGCCGACAAAGTGAAACGAGCAGCCAACGCCATGGTGAAAAGCGGACTTATCAACCACGGTTGGACTTATATCAATATTGATGACTTCTGGGAAAACAACCGTGATTCCAAAGATCAATCCATACGTGGTAAGTTCCGCGATGAGGCAGGTAACATTGTTCCAAACTCACGTTTTGTAGATATGAAAGGTCTGGCTGATTATGTGCATGGACTTGGTCTGAAAATTGGATTGTATTCAAGTCCCGGCCCATGGACGTGTGGTGGATGTGCCGGAAGTTATGGTTATGAAAAACTTGATGCCGAAAGCTATGCCAAATGGGGCTTCGATTACCTTAAATACGACTGGTGCAGTTATGGTAATGTGATTAACGGTTTGCCGAACAACGATCCATTGAAAGTATCGTCTTTGTCGTACAATGGTGGTAGTGTATTGAGTACTGCCATGAAACCATTTCAGCTAATGGGTGATTTATTGAAGCAACAACCCCGTGATATTGTATTTAGCGTGTGTCAGTACGGTATGTCTGACGTTTGGAAATGGGGTGGTTCGGTTGGTGGCAATTTATGGCGCACCACCAATGACATTACCGATACCTGGGCTAGTGTAAAAAGCATTATACTCGATCAGGATAAATCGGCTGCTTATGCAAAGCCGGGCAATTGGAATGATCCTGATATGCTTGTAGTTGGTCATGTAGGTTGGGGAAATCCGCATCCAAGCAAACTTAGACCCGATGAACAATATCTTCATATCAGTTTATGGAGCTTATTTGCTGCGCCGCTTCTTATTGGTTGCGATATGGAAAAACTGGATGACTTTACCTTGAATTTGCTAACAAATGATGAAGTCATTGAAATCAATCAGGATCCGCTTGGTAAACAAGCTACATGCATACAAACCATAGGTGAGCTTCGTATTTACGTGAAAGAGCTTGAAGATGGCAGTCGTGCCGTTGGATTCTGTAATTTAGGTGCTGATATTATAGATATTTCATACAAGGATTTCGATAAAATTGGTCTTAACGGAAAATTTAATGTACGTGATGTATGGAGACAAAAAAATATTAGCACAATCGAAACTAAAACAAGTCAGCTAGCACTCAAAGTTCCTGTTCACGGAGTGTTACTTTATAAATTTACAGCTACAAAATAA
- a CDS encoding glycoside hydrolase family 43 protein, with translation MKIISVAELAIPLLLFTFYIKAQNPIIQTKYTADPAPMVHNDTVFLYTSHDEENADVFLMKNWLLYTSTDMVNWTDHGQVASLYDFKWADKAITGWGGFENGAWAPQCIEKDGKFYMYCPVQGRGIGVLVANSPYGPFTDPIGKPLIGGNYDSIDPTVFIDDDGQAYLYWGNPNLWYVKLNKDMISFGGDPIKDPSIAKVKDQPDPFHYQEGPWAYKRNGKYYMAYASTCCPEGIGYAMSNSPTGPWQYKGSIMDGDPRSSGNHPGIIDYKGSTYVFGFNYAIMKQTMSKHYERRSVCVEKLTFNNDGTIQKLPFWKVTNNATQLSTFNPYVRVEAETMAYSEGLKTTKSPIWERDDIWNHGKKMGEMNFVTSIHNGDYIKVQGVNFSKGASAVDVSVASLFGGKIEIRTDKIDGPIMGTINVTTSGEGDSWKTITTPVKNIKGVHDLFFIFKGEKDLFNFDWWKFNVQ, from the coding sequence ATGAAGATTATTAGTGTCGCAGAGCTGGCAATTCCCTTGCTGCTATTTACCTTTTACATAAAGGCTCAAAACCCTATCATTCAAACCAAATATACAGCTGATCCTGCACCGATGGTGCACAATGATACTGTTTTTCTTTATACAAGTCATGATGAAGAGAATGCAGATGTGTTCTTAATGAAAAACTGGCTATTGTATACATCCACCGATATGGTTAACTGGACTGATCATGGACAGGTTGCCTCTCTTTATGATTTTAAATGGGCGGATAAAGCCATTACGGGGTGGGGTGGATTTGAAAACGGTGCATGGGCGCCTCAATGTATTGAAAAGGATGGAAAGTTTTACATGTATTGTCCGGTACAGGGAAGAGGTATCGGTGTACTTGTGGCCAACAGCCCCTATGGCCCTTTTACCGACCCAATCGGTAAACCACTCATTGGTGGAAATTACGACAGCATTGACCCAACCGTATTTATTGATGACGATGGACAAGCCTATCTTTACTGGGGAAACCCTAATCTATGGTATGTAAAACTCAATAAAGATATGATTTCGTTTGGTGGTGACCCGATTAAAGATCCTTCGATAGCAAAAGTGAAGGATCAACCAGATCCATTCCATTATCAGGAGGGACCGTGGGCCTATAAACGAAACGGAAAGTATTACATGGCCTATGCTTCTACCTGTTGTCCTGAAGGTATCGGTTATGCCATGAGTAATTCTCCTACCGGTCCCTGGCAATATAAAGGAAGCATAATGGATGGCGACCCACGATCCAGTGGAAACCATCCGGGAATTATCGACTACAAAGGAAGTACCTATGTTTTCGGGTTTAATTATGCTATTATGAAGCAAACTATGTCGAAACACTACGAACGTCGTTCAGTGTGTGTTGAAAAACTCACTTTCAACAATGATGGTACTATTCAGAAATTGCCTTTCTGGAAAGTAACAAACAATGCAACCCAATTAAGTACTTTTAATCCCTATGTTCGCGTAGAAGCCGAGACCATGGCATATAGTGAAGGTCTCAAAACAACTAAATCACCGATATGGGAACGCGACGATATCTGGAATCATGGAAAAAAAATGGGTGAGATGAACTTTGTTACATCTATTCACAACGGCGATTATATTAAAGTACAAGGTGTGAATTTCTCAAAAGGAGCTTCAGCGGTCGATGTTTCTGTAGCGTCTTTATTCGGAGGAAAAATAGAAATTCGGACCGATAAGATTGATGGACCAATAATGGGAACAATAAACGTAACCACTTCAGGCGAAGGTGATAGTTGGAAAACGATTACAACTCCTGTAAAGAATATTAAAGGAGTACACGATTTATTTTTTATTTTCAAGGGAGAAAAGGATTTATTCAACTTTGATTGGTGGAAGTTTAATGTTCAATAG
- a CDS encoding DUF3237 family protein yields MDNRKPIKLAIISLILFSTLISYDLHAQNSQTVKNDSVYGNLKAEFVWEAKVKIANMINVGKSKYGARRVIPITGGTFTGNNIKGVVLPGGEDWQLVRPDGDTELQARYLLKTNDGYVIQVINRALIHVPAAGDNKTPYIRSVIDLEAPSDSPYDYLNHAIFLGTLKVPEIKNGEEPYVIIGFYKLL; encoded by the coding sequence ATGGACAACAGAAAACCAATCAAGCTCGCAATAATCAGTTTGATTTTATTTTCGACATTGATTTCATATGACCTGCACGCTCAGAATTCGCAAACGGTGAAGAATGACAGTGTTTATGGGAATCTCAAAGCGGAGTTTGTTTGGGAAGCCAAAGTAAAAATTGCCAATATGATTAATGTTGGGAAAAGTAAGTACGGCGCAAGAAGAGTAATTCCGATAACGGGAGGCACATTCACCGGCAACAATATTAAAGGAGTGGTTTTGCCTGGAGGTGAAGACTGGCAGTTGGTTCGTCCCGATGGGGATACCGAACTTCAGGCACGTTACCTGCTGAAGACCAATGATGGTTATGTAATTCAGGTAATCAACAGAGCATTGATCCATGTTCCGGCCGCGGGTGATAACAAAACTCCGTACATCAGATCGGTTATTGATCTGGAAGCGCCAAGCGATAGTCCGTACGATTATCTCAATCATGCAATATTCCTTGGAACGTTGAAAGTGCCTGAAATAAAAAATGGCGAAGAGCCTTATGTAATAATTGGTTTTTATAAACTATTGTAA